In the genome of Mycobacterium kansasii ATCC 12478, one region contains:
- a CDS encoding MbtH family protein, with translation MSTNPFDDETGTFCVLVNDEEQHSLWPTFAEIPVGWRKVYGEASRADCLQYVEEHWTDMRPKSLREAVNSGRSG, from the coding sequence ATGAGCACCAATCCCTTCGATGACGAGACCGGCACCTTTTGCGTCCTGGTCAACGACGAAGAGCAGCACAGCCTGTGGCCGACGTTCGCCGAGATCCCGGTCGGCTGGCGCAAGGTGTACGGCGAAGCCAGCCGGGCAGATTGTCTGCAATACGTCGAGGAACACTGGACCGACATGCGGCCCAAAAGCCTGCGTGAGGCCGTGAATTCGGGGCGGTCTGGTTAG